In a genomic window of Helianthus annuus cultivar XRQ/B chromosome 10, HanXRQr2.0-SUNRISE, whole genome shotgun sequence:
- the LOC110886213 gene encoding organic cation/carnitine transporter 7-like: protein MEDQRNGYTLDEALCSIGFGKFQYIVLAYSGLGWVAEAMEMMLLSFVGPAMKPEWDLSSNEESLISTVAFAGMLVGAYSWGAVSDTYGRKKGFLGSAMLTTIAGISSAFAPNYICLLILRCLVGIGIGCGHVFSSWFLEFVPSPNRGAWMIVFSTFWTVGTIMEASLAWWIMPRYGWRWLLGVSAIPSIISLVTYALVPESTRYLCTQGKITEARQILEKGATLNRKELPVGILISDHNTGSSQRSSSSVFMLLSSKLLRTTLLLWFLYFANTFAYYGIILLTSQLSTSKLDCDSGSAKSHSETDINDSSLYVNVFITSLAELPGLALAAYILDRVGRKISMEIMLVSGFLLLLPIVVHQNEVITTGSLFGARMFISASFIIVCIYAPEVYPTNLRTRGVGIATAIGRTGGMVCPLIAVGMQAGCHQTVPVILFEATIFLSAVSVLILPFETKGKELSDTVQVA from the exons ATGGAAGATCAAAGGAATGGGTACACATTGGATGAAGCATTGTGTTCAATTGGGTTTGGAAAATTCCAATATATTGTGCTTGCATATTCTGGGCTGGGTTGGGTTGCAGAAGCAATGGAAATGATGCTTTTGTCATTTGTGGGACCAGCCATGAAGCCTGAGTGGGATCTTTCTTCAAATGAAGAAAGTTTGATATCAACTGTTGCATTTGCTGGAAtgcttgttggtgcatattcttgGGGGGCAGTTTCTGATACTTATGGAAGAAA GAAGGGATTTCTTGGTTCCGCTATGTTAACAACAATAGCCGGTATTTCAAGTGCTTTCGCGCCAAATTATATTTGTTTGTTGATTCTTCGATGCCTTGTTGGTATTGGTATAGGTTGCGGGCATGTGTTTTCGTCATGGTTTCTTGAGTTTGTTCCCTCTCCAAATAGAGGAGCTTGGATGATTGTTTTTTCAACTTTTTGGACAGTTGGAACAATAATGGAGGCTTCACTCGCATGG TGGATCATGCCTAGATATGGTTGGAGGTGGCTCCTTGGTGTATCCGCAATTCCATCTATCATATCACTTGTGACATATGCTCTTGTGCCCGAGTCTACAAGATACCTTTGTACACAAGGAAAGATAACTGAGGCCCGGCAAATTCTAGAGAAAGGAGCTACACTCAACCGAAAAGAACTCCCAGTTGGTATACTTATTTCTGATCATAACACCGGAAGTTCTCAAAGAAGCTCGTCGTCTGTATTCATGCTTTTATCATCCAAGTTGCTCAGAACAACGCTTCTCTTATGGTTCTTGTACTTTGCCAACACGTTTGCTTATTATGGCATTATATTATTGACTTCACAATTAAGCACCTCAAAACTTGATTGTGACTCGGGCTCGGCCAAGTCACACTCAGAAACAGATATCAACGATTCGAGTCTGTATGTAAATGTATTCATCACTAGCTTGGCAG AGCTTCCGGGGCTTGCTTTAGCAGCTTATATATTGGACCGAGTAGGTCGTAAGATCTCCATGGAAATCATGCTCGTATCAGGGTTCCTTCTATTACTGCCGATAGTCGTCCATCAGAATGAAGTGATAACCACAGGCTCTTTGTTTGGAGCTCGAATGTTTATTTCGGCAAGCTTCATTATTGTCTGTATCTATGCCCCAGAG GTGTATCCTACAAACTTAAGAACAAGAGGAGTTGGAATAGCAACAGCTATAGGCAGAACTGGAGGTATGGTGTGCCCTCTGATAGCAGTTGGGATGCAAGCCGGTTGCCACCAAACGGTTCCGGTGATTCTGTTTGAGGCTACAATATTTTTGTCAGCTGTGAGTGTTTTGATTCTGCCATTTGAGACCAAAGGGAAGGAATTATCAGACACTGTTCAAGTAGCATAA